GTAGCATGTAGTTTATTTGGAATTTCTAATGATATCGCAATGCAAGTTGTAGGTGTCGGTTTTATTATCGGAGTTCTACAAGATTCTTGCGAGACTGCATTGAATTCTTCTACAGATGTATTATTTACAGCTGCAGCAGAATTTAGACAATGGAAAAAAGAAGGACGCAACATTCAACTGAATCCTCAGTTAGCAGAATTAGAGTAGTATATTGAAAAACCTCTATTCAACAAATTTGTTGAATAGAGGTTTTTGTTATGCATTTTTTGCATGTCTTCTTTGAGCAGCCGTTTGAATAATTCGATCTGCAAGGTGTTGATTTCTAACGAGAATTGGTCCGTGGAAATAAGAGCAAAACACGTTTTTGTAGTGACAACCTTCCGCATGATCTTCTTCATTATTTCCAAAACCTTTTACTACTTTTCCAAGAGGTTTCATATTTTTACCTAAGTAAGTTCTACCAATATGATTCTCGTATCCTAAATACGTTTCTCCAAATTCTTCGTTAAAGATTTCAACATCACCAATTAAACGATTTGGAAATTGACCGTTAGTGCAAACGTCGATAGCACTAATCCCATTGAGACGTTCGCCACTAGCATTTACGTAATAACGGCCTAATAATTGGAAACCACCGCAAATAGCTACGACAACTCCATCATCTTCAATATACTCGATTAAAGTATCTTTTTTGTTTTGAAGATCTTTTGCAACAACAGTTTGTTCATAATCTTGACCACCGCCAAACATTACGATATCAAATTCTTCTGGATTGAAGTCTTCTTCTAAGCTGATAAGAGTAGTTTCGACTTCGTATCCTAATTTTTTTGCACGGTGTTGTAACATGAGTAAGTTTCCATTATCACCGTATGTGTTCATTAGGTTTCCGTATAAATGACAGATTCTTAATTTCATCCGTTCATCCCTTCCTTAAGGTATCCTTCTTTAGCAAAGTCTTTACGTAAGTCGAGTAGAGCAGTATAAGTTGCTAGTACATTGACTTTCTTCGTTGGCGCTTTGCGAATCCAATCGATTAATTCTGCATTTGTTTTAAAGACTTTGATATTTTCAAAACCGGCAACTTCCATACGTACACCGAGGTCTTCCACACGGATACCACTAATGGCTGTATCGACTGCATTCAAAGCATGTAAGCCTTCGAAATCGCCATCCCAAATCCAACTGACATCTTGACCATCTGCAGGGTTATCATTTAAGAGAACACCTAAACTGAATGGTTCTTTTTCATAACTTAATAACTGAACGATTTGGTTAAATCCAACTGGGTTTTTAATTAAGTTCAACATCACTTCTTTATCTTCAACGGCAAAGGTTTCTTGACGACCGAATACGCGCTGCGCTTTAGAGAAGCCTTCTTGGATTTCTTCCGTAGAAAGGCCAAAGAATTTTGCAGCAGAGTATGCAGCTAAGGCATTATAAATATTATATAGTCCAGCAATTGGAATTGAGAAAGTTGTACCGTCAATATCAAATGAAGAACCTGTTAAAGACAATTCATTTAAAGCAGTGACTGCATAATTCAATTCAGGACGTTTGAAGTCGCATTTTGGACAATAGTATTTACCAAGGTTGCTATAAGTAATACTCTTATAATGCAAGATAGATTGGCAGTGAGGACAAAGAACACCATCTGTATTGTAGTGAGCCATCATTTCACTATCTTCAGTATGATTAAATCCAAAATATAGACGTGGATTAGGTAATTCGTCACTATTAAATATTGGCGCATCTCCATTTGCAAGAATGGTTGCAGATGGAGCAAAAGCCGCTCCGTCTAACATAAATTGATAAGTTGTATATATCTCACCAAATCGATCCATTTGGTCGCGAAAAATATTCGTAAACACAAATAGTTTAGGTTCGATATAAGGAGTGATATGCTTAATCGTAGCTTCATCCACCTCTAGAACAGCAATGTTCTTTTCACCCTTTTTAGGAGAATGATTTAAAAAAGTAGATACAATCCCTTGAGTTAGATTTGCTCCAGTTGGGTTTGTTAAAATATTAGGATATTTTTGTTTTAAAAGTTGAACGATAAGGGAAGTTGTTAATGTCTTTCCGTTTGTTCCGCTGACGATAATCACATCGTAGTTCTCCGCTAGGGATTTTAAAATTGTAGGATCAATAGCATGTGCCACTTTTCCTGGCATGCTACTGCCACCTTTTGTAAAAGTTTTAAGAGCCCATCTAGTGAATTTCCCTGCTCCTAAAGCAACTTGTGTTCTTATATTCAATTTTGACGATCCTTTCCTATAGATTCTTCACTATTGTAGCATACTTTAATCAAAAGTGGTTTAAAAAAACTTTTTAAATACTATGCAAATTTATTAAGGGTAATGTGCTTATAAGAAACGGTTTTTCTTTGCACAAACGTAGCAGTTTATCGTAAGATATTAAAGGTATAGTTTATCAATTGGAGGAATAGAAAGTGGCACAATTATTTTTTAAATATGGTGCAATGAATAGTGGTAAATCCATTGAAATTTTAAAGGTTGCTCATAATTATGAGGAACAGAACAAGCCCGTTTTATTATTTACGAGTGCAATAGATGATCGTGATCAAGTTGGCTATGTTTCTAGCCGTATCGGTGTTCGTCGTGAAGCAATTCCCATTTTTGAAGAGACACCTATTTACGAAATTGTCGAAGGGCAAGCTGTAAAACCATATTGTATTTTGATTGATGAATCTCAATTCTTATCAAAACATCACATTCTTGAACTCGCTCGAATTGTTGACGAATTAAATATTCCAGTAATGGCATTTGGACTTAAGAATGATTTTCAAAACGAATTATTTGAAGGTTCTAAATACTTATTACTTTATGCTGATAAAATCGAAGAAATAAAAACGATTTGTTGGTATTGTCATAAAAAAGCAAGTATGAATATGCGTGTAGTGGATGGTGTACCAGTGTATACGGGAGAACAAATCCAAATTGGGGGTAATGATGCTTATTATCCAGTTTGTCGTTATCACTATAACCATCCTGGTGAAGAACGCTTATAAGAGAAGAAAAAGGAGAAAAGTATGTTCGATCAATTAGATAGTTTTATTATTCGGTACGATGAACTTTCAGAGCTATTAAGTGACCCGGAAGTTATTGGCGATACAAAACGCTTCATGGAACTAACAAAAGAAGAAGCGAATTTACGCCCAAAAGTAGAAACCTTTAAACGTTATCAACAAGTTGTTGAAGAAATTAGCGACACAGAGGAAATGCTTGGTGAAAGCTTAGATGCCGAAATGGCAGAAATGGCGAAAGAAGAACTAAGCTCCCTCAAAAAAGAAAAAGTAGAATTAGAAGATAAAATCAAATTTTTACTTTTACCAGAAGACCCAAATGATGGTAAAAACATCATCATGGAAATTCGCGGAGCTGCTGGTGGAGACGAAGCCGCGTTATTCGCTGGTGACTTACTAACGATGTATCAAAAATATGCAGAGTCACAAGGCTGGCGTGTAGAAGTGATGGATGCCAACGTTACAGGTATCGGTGGATATAAAGAAGTTATTTTAATGATTACAGGGGATAATGTATTCTCTAAATTAAAATATGAATCTGGTGCGCACCGTGTACAACGTGTTCCGTCAACTGAATCTCAAGGACGTGTGCATACTTCAACAGCAACAGTCGTTGTAATGCCTGAAGCAGAAGAAGTAGAAATTGAATTAGAAGATAAAGATATTCG
This Granulicatella adiacens ATCC 49175 DNA region includes the following protein-coding sequences:
- a CDS encoding type 1 glutamine amidotransferase, giving the protein MKLRICHLYGNLMNTYGDNGNLLMLQHRAKKLGYEVETTLISLEEDFNPEEFDIVMFGGGQDYEQTVVAKDLQNKKDTLIEYIEDDGVVVAICGGFQLLGRYYVNASGERLNGISAIDVCTNGQFPNRLIGDVEIFNEEFGETYLGYENHIGRTYLGKNMKPLGKVVKGFGNNEEDHAEGCHYKNVFCSYFHGPILVRNQHLADRIIQTAAQRRHAKNA
- a CDS encoding Mur ligase family protein, which produces MNIRTQVALGAGKFTRWALKTFTKGGSSMPGKVAHAIDPTILKSLAENYDVIIVSGTNGKTLTTSLIVQLLKQKYPNILTNPTGANLTQGIVSTFLNHSPKKGEKNIAVLEVDEATIKHITPYIEPKLFVFTNIFRDQMDRFGEIYTTYQFMLDGAAFAPSATILANGDAPIFNSDELPNPRLYFGFNHTEDSEMMAHYNTDGVLCPHCQSILHYKSITYSNLGKYYCPKCDFKRPELNYAVTALNELSLTGSSFDIDGTTFSIPIAGLYNIYNALAAYSAAKFFGLSTEEIQEGFSKAQRVFGRQETFAVEDKEVMLNLIKNPVGFNQIVQLLSYEKEPFSLGVLLNDNPADGQDVSWIWDGDFEGLHALNAVDTAISGIRVEDLGVRMEVAGFENIKVFKTNAELIDWIRKAPTKKVNVLATYTALLDLRKDFAKEGYLKEGMNG
- a CDS encoding thymidine kinase, with the translated sequence MAQLFFKYGAMNSGKSIEILKVAHNYEEQNKPVLLFTSAIDDRDQVGYVSSRIGVRREAIPIFEETPIYEIVEGQAVKPYCILIDESQFLSKHHILELARIVDELNIPVMAFGLKNDFQNELFEGSKYLLLYADKIEEIKTICWYCHKKASMNMRVVDGVPVYTGEQIQIGGNDAYYPVCRYHYNHPGEERL
- the prfA gene encoding peptide chain release factor 1, whose translation is MFDQLDSFIIRYDELSELLSDPEVIGDTKRFMELTKEEANLRPKVETFKRYQQVVEEISDTEEMLGESLDAEMAEMAKEELSSLKKEKVELEDKIKFLLLPEDPNDGKNIIMEIRGAAGGDEAALFAGDLLTMYQKYAESQGWRVEVMDANVTGIGGYKEVILMITGDNVFSKLKYESGAHRVQRVPSTESQGRVHTSTATVVVMPEAEEVEIELEDKDIRVDIYHASGAGGQHVNKTASAVRLTHLPTGIVVAMQDERSQLKNREKAMKVLRARVYDKISQEAQSEYDANRKSAVGTGDRSERIRTYNFPQNRVTDHRIGLTLQKLDQVLAGKIDEIVDALILYDHTEKLEQLNNGNN